The nucleotide sequence TATTCGCAAAGATTCTATCATGCATAGATATAAATATGCTCTAAAAGGTTTTTCCGCTAAACTAACAAAAAACCAAGTTGAAGCTTTAGAGAAGGATGCTCGAATATTAAAAGTTAAGCCAAATAAGTTGTATAGCCTAGGATACATAAAAAATAAGACTCGTTTAAAATCAGATAATCATGTTTTAAAAAATAATCTAAACATTAATCAAACAATTCCATGGGGCGTAACAAGAGTAGGTGGGCCTCTAGACGGAACTGGAAAAAAAGCATGGATTTTGGATACCGGAATTGATTTAGATCATCCGGATTTAAATGTGGATGTGGCGAATAGCGTTTCTTTTATTGCGACGGAACCCGCTGATGATGGGAATGGTCACGGAACACACGTAGCTGGCATTATCGCTGCTAAGAATAACTCTCAAGATGTCGTAGGGGTGGCAGCTGGTGCAACTGTTGTGGCAATAAAAGTTTGTTATGATGAATCACCGGGACCGGGTGAAGATCAATGTCCCGAAAGCAGCTTACTAAATGGCATTGATTATATTACAAATAATGCAGCTCCTGGTGATGTTGTTAATATCAGTATTTGGGGGCCAATAGATACAGATTTGGACAATGCAGTTATAAACGCAGCAAACAATGGGGTAAGACTCACTTTGATTTCGGGGAATGCAGGCTCAAACGCAAATGATTATTCTCCTGGAAGAGCTAATCACTCAAACATTTGGACTGTTTCCGCTCATGACAATAATGATAATTTTGCTTCATTTTCCAACTATGGAAATCCACCAATAGAATACTCAAACCCAGGCGTTGACATTCCTTCATTATGGAAAAACGGTAATACAAAAACTATAGATGGCACCTCTATGGCTGCTCCTCACGTAGCCGGCATTTTATTGGCGACCGGGCAGGAGCCATACACAAACAAACAGGTAAATAACGATCCTGACAGCAACCCAGACCCTATAGCTTCCAGTGAACCGTATGTAGGCAGTCCCTATGTAATCGGCAGCGTGCAAAATGATCACCCGAAATTGGACTGGTCTGCCACCGAAGGCGCATATGAATATGAAATACACCGTAAAGTAGGCTCTTCAACCACATGGGGACTATGGGCTACAATAAGCTCAACTTCCTATGTAGACATGATGACTTCTGATCCTGATTTACGTGTAATGTCTTCACCTCCAAGCAGCCCTGACGGCTGGGTGGCATATAAAGTCCGGGCCGTTCATCAAGATGGGTTCTTCAGCTTTTTCAGCAATATTGTTTATTATGAATTAAGCGATGGAACTATCGTTCCTCATTCAACATCTTCGAAATAATGCAGAGTAAAGGTTAACCTTTAAGCTATCAAACAAAAAATCCCACAGGCTAACCCTGCGGGATTTTTATATACTTATTTGTAAAAGCAAAAATAGGAGGAAAGAAGATTCTTTTACTCCGTTATATCATACACTTCTTTTAAAATAGCTTTGGCGTTGGCGTCTTTGCCTTGCATTACCCGGTGCTGCAGGTTGGTAATGATTTCCGGCTCGGCCTTCTCATACGCCATTTCTTTGGCACTCTCCTCGGTATTGGTGCGTATCAGTTCGTAAATATCGTCGGCACGGACAACACTGTAGATTTTGTCATCATTAAAAGCGTGCGAGCGTAATTCTTCAAATTCCGAGAACACACGCGGAAAGTCTTCACTGTCTTCGGCACGCGTGATGATTTCAACATGCTCCGGCCCTTCAGCGCTTAATGGAGTTTTGCAGAGATAGAAAAAATTTTGTTGGTATTGCATCTGCTGTATATGATTGGGTTGAATTTTTTAACTCTGGGAATATAACAAATCGAGGGAATTATTGTGAGATTTTAGGGATAGGTTTTAGACGAGAGGTGTTAGGTGTTAGTGGCAAGGCCTAAAACCTAACACCTGACACCTCGTCTCTATTTTTTTAGGACTTTGGGGATCATCATCCACTTAATCTGGCAGGTGGCGGGGGCTACTGCTTCCCAGAT is from Gracilimonas sp. and encodes:
- a CDS encoding S8 family serine peptidase, with product MLFKNQFENRISEAIAQQSNVLIEQVRQDFNIRKDSIMHRYKYALKGFSAKLTKNQVEALEKDARILKVKPNKLYSLGYIKNKTRLKSDNHVLKNNLNINQTIPWGVTRVGGPLDGTGKKAWILDTGIDLDHPDLNVDVANSVSFIATEPADDGNGHGTHVAGIIAAKNNSQDVVGVAAGATVVAIKVCYDESPGPGEDQCPESSLLNGIDYITNNAAPGDVVNISIWGPIDTDLDNAVINAANNGVRLTLISGNAGSNANDYSPGRANHSNIWTVSAHDNNDNFASFSNYGNPPIEYSNPGVDIPSLWKNGNTKTIDGTSMAAPHVAGILLATGQEPYTNKQVNNDPDSNPDPIASSEPYVGSPYVIGSVQNDHPKLDWSATEGAYEYEIHRKVGSSTTWGLWATISSTSYVDMMTSDPDLRVMSSPPSSPDGWVAYKVRAVHQDGFFSFFSNIVYYELSDGTIVPHSTSSK